A genomic stretch from Microtus pennsylvanicus isolate mMicPen1 chromosome 11, mMicPen1.hap1, whole genome shotgun sequence includes:
- the Sstr5 gene encoding somatostatin receptor type 5: MEPLFQASTPSWNASAASSGNHNWSLVSPVSSIGAQAVLVPVLYLLVCTVGLGGNTLVIYVVLRHAKMKTVTNVYILNLAVADVLFMLGLPFLATQNAVSYWPFGPFLCRLVMTLDGINQFTSIFCLMVMSVDRYLAVVHPLRSARWRRPRVAKLASAAVWVFSLLMSLPLLVFADVQEGWGTCNLSWPEPVQLWRAAFITYTSVLGFFGPLLVICLCYLLIVVKVKAAGVRVGSSRRRRSERKVTRMVVVVVLVFVGCWLPFFIVNIVNLAFTLPEEPTSAGLYFFVVVLSYANSCANPLLYGFLSDNFRQSFRKVLCLRRGYGMEDADAIEPRPEKSGRPQATLPTRSGEANGLMQTSRL; encoded by the coding sequence ATGGAGCCCCTCTTTCAAGCTTCTACACCCAGCTGGAATGCCTCAGCTGCTTCCAGTGGTAACCACAACTGGTCACTGGTGAGCCCAGTGTCATCGATAGGAGCCCAGGCAGTACTGGTGCCCGTTCTCTACCTGCTGGTGTGCACGGTGGGGCTGGGTGGAAACACACTGGTCATCTATGTGGTGCTGCGGCATGCCAAGATGAAGACGGTTACTAATGTGTACATACTGAACCTGGCTGTAGCTGATGTCTTGTTTATGTTGGGGCTTCCCTTCCTGGCTACGCAGAATGCCGTCTCCTACTGGCCTTTCGGCCCCTTCCTGTGCCGCCTGGTCATGACGCTGGATGGCATCAACCAGTTCACCAGTATCTTCTGCCTGATGGTCATGAGTGTCGATCGCTACCTGGCCGTGGTCCACCCTCTCCGCTCAGCTCGGTGGCGTCGCCCACGGGTAGCCAAGCTGGCTAGCGCTGCTGTCTGGGTCTTCTCACTGCTCATGTCTCTGCCACTCTTGGTCTTCGCCGACGTCCAGGAGGGCTGGGGCACCTGCAACCTGAGCTGGCCGGAGCCTGTGCAACTGTGGCGTGCAGCCTTCATCACCTACACGTCTGTGCTGGGCTTCTTTGGGCCCCTGCTGGTCATCTGTTTGTGCTACCTGCTCATCGTGGTGAAGGTGAAGGCGGCAGGTGTGCGCGTGGGCTCCTCCCGGCGACGGCGCTCAGAGCGTAAGGTGACtcgcatggtggtggtggtggtgctggtgttcGTGGGCTGCTGGCTTCCTTTCTTCATCGTCAACATCGTCAACCTGGCCTTCACGCTGCCAGAGGAACCCACCTCTGCCGGCCTCTACTTCTTTGTGGTGGTCCTGTCTTATGCCAACAGCTGTGCCAACCCCCTGCTCTATGGTTTTCTCTCCGATAACTTCCGCCAGAGCTTCCGGAAGGTTCTGTGTTTACGTAGAGGATATGGTATGGAGGATGCAGATGCCATAGAGCCGCGGCCAGAGAAGAGTGGGCGGCCGCAGGCCACACTGCCCACACGCAGCGGCGAGGCCAATGGGCTCATGCAAACCAGCAGGCTTTGA